Proteins encoded by one window of Winogradskyella sp. PG-2:
- a CDS encoding C40 family peptidase, with amino-acid sequence MQYGICNLGIVPIRLEPTDTSEMVTQALYGDFFKVLECRKKWSRIRFAFDKYEGWIDNKQYTEIEELDYKNLYNSDFKLSKDLIEYVSDTKNNLYPIPIGSDLNGLELLNHNFDGSIISSKSDKSEIIKTTFLYLNSPYLWGGKTPFGIDCSGFTQMVYKLNGYKLFRDASEQAAQGEALSFIEESEPGDLAFFDNAEGNIIHVGIIMKDNYIIHAHGKVRIDRLDHSGIYNIEKNTHTHKLRVIKKII; translated from the coding sequence ATGCAATACGGCATTTGTAATCTTGGAATTGTACCAATACGATTAGAACCTACCGATACCAGTGAAATGGTAACGCAGGCCCTGTATGGTGATTTTTTTAAGGTTTTAGAATGTCGAAAAAAATGGAGTCGTATCCGTTTTGCTTTTGATAAATACGAAGGTTGGATAGATAATAAACAGTATACAGAAATTGAAGAATTGGATTATAAAAATTTATATAATTCTGATTTTAAACTTTCTAAAGATTTAATTGAATATGTTTCTGATACTAAAAATAACTTATACCCTATTCCAATTGGCTCAGATTTAAATGGATTAGAATTACTTAATCATAATTTTGATGGATCAATTATTTCTTCAAAGAGTGATAAATCTGAAATAATAAAAACTACATTCTTATATTTAAATTCTCCTTATTTATGGGGAGGTAAAACACCTTTTGGAATTGACTGTTCTGGTTTTACACAAATGGTATATAAACTCAATGGTTACAAATTGTTTAGAGATGCATCAGAACAAGCAGCACAGGGGGAAGCACTAAGTTTTATAGAAGAAAGTGAGCCTGGTGATTTGGCTTTTTTTGATAATGCTGAAGGTAACATTATACATGTAGGAATTATAATGAAAGATAATTACATTATACATGCACATGGTAAAGTAAGAATAGACCGTTTAGATCATAGTGGTATATATAATATTGAGAAAAATACTCATACTCACAAACTGAGAGTTATTAAAAAAATTATATAA
- a CDS encoding tetratricopeptide repeat protein — MKKLMTLVLLLAITSMSFAQKSEIKALEKALKNSNFADAASAVTAADALVGNMDDKTKAKFYFLKAKALFADGKGSDANVDTAIETLGLLTDLETKMGKLKYTNEANEMKSGMVNSFLTKANNAFNNKDYASAAKRFEKVYKMSPKDTLYLYYAASSAVTSQDYDTALDYYVQLKNMGYSGIQMNYFATNKETGVEEAFPNKANRDFSVKAKLHNKPRDVKSESKTAEIVKNIALIYVSQGKNEKALGAMADARSQNPDDLGLLLSEANVYLKMGNRVKFKELMEDATKKDPNNAELLYNLGVLAAEGGNREESVSFYERAIAIDPAYVDAYNNLAVVILEGEAEIVEEMNSLGTSSADNRKYDELKAKRSELYGQAIPYLKKAIELRGTNVDAARTLMNIYSALGETDKFKAMRAKIEEMEAAAGGN, encoded by the coding sequence ATGAAAAAATTAATGACATTAGTGCTGCTTTTAGCTATAACGTCTATGTCTTTTGCGCAAAAAAGCGAGATAAAGGCTTTAGAAAAAGCACTTAAGAATTCAAATTTTGCAGATGCAGCTTCCGCTGTTACTGCTGCAGATGCCCTTGTAGGTAATATGGATGATAAGACTAAAGCAAAGTTTTATTTTCTAAAAGCCAAAGCACTTTTTGCTGACGGAAAAGGTTCAGATGCAAATGTTGATACCGCTATTGAGACTTTAGGTTTATTAACGGACCTTGAGACTAAAATGGGTAAACTTAAATACACTAACGAGGCTAATGAGATGAAATCTGGAATGGTAAATTCGTTTTTAACTAAAGCGAATAATGCATTTAATAACAAAGATTACGCATCCGCAGCTAAGCGTTTTGAGAAAGTATATAAAATGTCACCTAAAGATACTTTATATTTATACTATGCAGCATCATCTGCAGTTACCTCTCAAGATTATGATACTGCTTTAGATTATTACGTGCAATTAAAAAATATGGGATATTCTGGTATTCAAATGAATTATTTTGCAACAAATAAAGAGACTGGTGTAGAAGAAGCTTTTCCTAACAAGGCTAATAGAGATTTCTCTGTAAAAGCTAAACTTCATAATAAGCCAAGAGATGTAAAGAGCGAATCAAAGACTGCTGAAATTGTTAAGAATATTGCTTTAATATATGTGTCTCAAGGAAAAAATGAAAAAGCTTTAGGTGCAATGGCTGACGCTAGATCTCAAAATCCAGACGATTTAGGTTTGTTATTATCAGAAGCTAACGTTTACCTTAAAATGGGTAATAGAGTAAAGTTTAAGGAATTAATGGAGGATGCAACCAAAAAGGATCCAAATAATGCTGAATTACTATATAATTTAGGTGTTTTAGCTGCTGAAGGAGGAAATAGAGAAGAGTCTGTTAGTTTTTATGAAAGAGCTATAGCAATAGATCCTGCTTATGTAGATGCTTATAACAATTTAGCTGTTGTTATATTAGAAGGTGAAGCTGAAATTGTAGAAGAAATGAACAGTTTAGGAACTAGTTCTGCTGATAACAGAAAATACGATGAGTTAAAAGCAAAGCGTTCTGAGTTATATGGCCAAGCAATTCCTTATCTAAAAAAAGCTATAGAGCTTAGAGGAACTAATGTTGATGCAGCAAGAACCCTCATGAATATATACAGTGCTTTAGGAGAAACAGATAAGTTTAAAGCTATGCGAGCTAAAATTGAAGAAATGGAAGCTGCAGCTGGAGGTAATTAG
- the gyrA gene encoding DNA gyrase subunit A has protein sequence MAEGEKLIPINIEDEMKSAYIDYSMSVIVSRALPDVRDGLKPVHRRVLYGMHELGVRANSAHKKSARIVGEVLGKYHPHGDTSVYDAMVRMAQEWSLRYMLVDGQGNFGSVDGDSPAAMRYTEARMRKISEDMLADIDKETVDHKLNFDDTLEEPTVLPTRIPGLLVNGASGIAVGMATNMPPHNLTEVVNGTIAYIDNNDIEIDELMQHIKAPDFPTGGTIYGYDGVKEAFHTGRGRIVMRGNAIIEEVQGRECVIVTEIPYQVNKADMIKKTADLINDKKLEGISTIRDESDRNGMRIVYVLKRDAIPNIVLNKLYKYTALQSSFSVNNIALVNGRPQLLNLKELIHYFVEHRHEVVVRRTTYELRKAEERAHILEGLIIASDNIDEVIKIIRASSNADEARSNLIERFKLSEIQAKAIVEMRLRQLTGLEQDKLRNEYEEIMKTIEDLKDILDKKERRMNIIKEELEVVRDKYGDDRRSVIEYAGGDLSIEDMIPNEKVVITISHAGYIKRTSLTEYKTQNRGGVGQKATTTRNEDFLEHLFVGTNHQYMLFFTQKGKCFWMRVYEIPEGAKTSKGRAIQNLINIEQDDKVMAFICTQDLKDEDYINSHYVIMATKKGQVKKTSLEQYSRPRSNGINAITIKEDDVLLEAKLTTGESQVMLALKSGKAIRFEEAKTRPMGRNASGVRGIRLQDEKTDEVIGMIAVDDMESNILVVSENGYGKRSSLEDYRITNRGGKGVKTISITEKTGNLVSIKNVTDEDDLMIINKSGIAIRMAVADLRVMGRATQGVKLINLKGSDSIAAVAKVMKDEEGETEDIESEAADSQDSSEDGMAIDNNDNETEN, from the coding sequence ATGGCAGAAGGAGAAAAACTCATTCCAATTAACATTGAAGATGAAATGAAATCGGCTTACATTGACTACTCAATGTCGGTCATTGTGTCACGTGCTTTACCAGATGTAAGGGATGGTTTAAAGCCAGTTCACAGACGTGTACTTTATGGTATGCATGAATTAGGTGTTAGAGCAAATAGCGCACACAAGAAATCAGCAAGAATAGTCGGTGAAGTTTTAGGTAAATATCATCCACATGGTGATACTTCGGTTTATGATGCAATGGTACGTATGGCTCAAGAATGGAGTTTGCGTTACATGCTAGTGGATGGTCAAGGTAACTTTGGTTCTGTAGATGGTGACAGTCCTGCAGCAATGCGTTATACGGAAGCACGTATGCGTAAGATATCTGAAGACATGTTGGCAGATATTGATAAAGAGACTGTAGATCATAAACTGAATTTTGATGATACTTTAGAGGAGCCAACAGTATTACCAACACGTATTCCTGGATTGTTAGTTAATGGTGCTTCTGGTATTGCAGTAGGAATGGCAACTAATATGCCACCACATAACTTAACTGAAGTTGTGAATGGAACTATAGCTTACATAGATAATAATGATATAGAGATTGATGAGTTGATGCAACACATCAAAGCTCCAGATTTTCCTACAGGTGGTACTATTTATGGTTACGATGGTGTAAAGGAAGCATTTCATACGGGTCGTGGACGAATAGTGATGCGTGGTAATGCTATTATAGAAGAAGTTCAAGGTAGAGAATGTGTGATAGTCACTGAAATTCCATATCAAGTTAATAAGGCAGACATGATTAAAAAGACTGCTGATTTGATTAATGATAAAAAGCTTGAAGGTATTTCTACTATAAGAGATGAATCTGATAGAAACGGGATGCGAATTGTTTATGTTTTAAAACGAGATGCAATACCAAATATCGTTCTAAATAAATTATACAAATACACAGCATTACAATCGTCTTTTAGTGTTAATAATATTGCATTGGTGAATGGTCGCCCGCAATTATTAAATTTAAAAGAACTGATTCATTATTTTGTTGAGCATAGACATGAAGTTGTTGTAAGACGTACAACCTATGAATTACGTAAAGCAGAAGAACGTGCTCACATCTTGGAAGGTTTAATTATAGCTTCAGATAACATTGATGAAGTCATTAAAATAATTCGTGCATCATCTAATGCAGATGAAGCTCGAAGTAACTTAATTGAACGTTTTAAGCTTTCGGAAATACAAGCTAAAGCGATTGTTGAAATGCGTTTGCGTCAGCTTACTGGTTTAGAGCAAGATAAGCTGCGTAATGAGTATGAGGAAATAATGAAAACAATTGAGGACTTAAAAGATATCTTAGACAAAAAAGAGCGTCGAATGAATATCATTAAAGAAGAGTTGGAAGTTGTTAGAGATAAGTATGGAGATGACAGACGTTCTGTAATAGAATATGCAGGCGGTGATTTAAGTATTGAGGATATGATTCCGAATGAAAAAGTTGTAATTACAATTTCTCATGCAGGTTATATTAAACGTACATCTCTTACCGAATATAAAACACAGAATAGAGGAGGTGTTGGTCAAAAAGCAACAACAACACGTAACGAAGATTTCTTAGAACACTTATTTGTTGGTACTAACCACCAATACATGTTGTTCTTTACACAGAAAGGGAAATGTTTCTGGATGCGTGTGTATGAAATTCCTGAAGGCGCAAAGACTTCAAAAGGTAGAGCAATTCAGAATCTTATAAATATTGAACAAGATGATAAGGTTATGGCTTTTATCTGCACGCAAGATTTAAAAGATGAAGATTATATCAATAGTCACTATGTAATAATGGCAACTAAGAAAGGACAGGTAAAGAAAACTTCTTTAGAGCAGTATTCTAGACCTAGATCCAACGGTATTAATGCCATAACTATTAAAGAAGATGATGTTTTACTAGAGGCAAAGTTAACTACAGGTGAAAGCCAAGTGATGCTAGCATTAAAATCTGGTAAAGCAATTAGATTTGAAGAAGCCAAGACAAGACCTATGGGTAGAAACGCATCTGGTGTTCGTGGAATTAGACTTCAAGATGAAAAAACGGATGAAGTTATAGGAATGATTGCTGTCGATGATATGGAAAGCAATATCCTAGTTGTATCTGAAAATGGATATGGTAAGCGTTCAAGTCTAGAAGACTATAGGATTACTAATCGTGGAGGAAAAGGGGTGAAAACTATTTCCATAACAGAAAAAACAGGTAATTTAGTATCGATTAAGAATGTAACCGATGAAGATGATTTAATGATTATTAATAAATCTGGTATTGCTATTCGAATGGCAGTAGCTGATTTAAGAGTTATGGGAAGAGCTACGCAAGGAGTAAAACTAATTAACTTGAAAGGCAGTGATTCTATTGCAGCAGTTGCTAAAGTGATGAAAGATGAAGAAGGGGAAACTGAGGATATTGAATCAGAAGCAGCTGATAGTCAGGATTCTAGTGAAGATGGCATGGCTATTGATAATAATGATAATGAAACTGAAAATTAA